From Pseudomonas putida, one genomic window encodes:
- a CDS encoding metal ABC transporter substrate-binding protein, which yields MLRSALTLLLALALPALALADAGKPLRIGITLHPYYSYVSNIVGDKAEVVPLIPAGFNPHAYEPRAEDIKRIGTLDVVVLNGVGHDDFADRMIAASEKPDIKTIEANQNVPLLAATGIAARGAGKVVNPHTFLSISTTIAQVNNIARELGKLDPDNARFYTQNARAYAKRLRGLRAEALAKITEAPGANFRVATIHAAYDYLVRDFGLEVTAVVEPAHGIEPSPAQLKKTIDQLKALDVKVIFSEMDFPSAYVETIQRESGVRLYPLTHISYGEYTKDKYEVEMKRNLDTVVRAIEENRA from the coding sequence ATGTTGCGCTCCGCCCTCACCCTGCTCCTGGCCCTCGCGTTACCGGCCCTGGCCCTGGCCGACGCCGGCAAGCCGCTGCGCATTGGCATTACCCTGCACCCTTACTACAGCTATGTGAGCAATATCGTCGGCGACAAGGCCGAAGTGGTACCGCTGATTCCCGCAGGCTTCAACCCACATGCCTACGAGCCGCGTGCCGAGGACATCAAGCGGATCGGCACGCTGGACGTGGTGGTGCTCAACGGCGTCGGCCATGACGATTTCGCCGACCGCATGATCGCCGCCAGTGAAAAGCCCGACATCAAGACCATCGAAGCCAACCAGAACGTGCCGCTGCTGGCGGCCACCGGCATCGCCGCCCGTGGTGCCGGCAAAGTGGTCAACCCACACACCTTCCTCTCCATCAGCACCACCATTGCCCAGGTCAACAACATCGCCCGTGAACTGGGCAAGCTCGACCCGGACAACGCCAGGTTCTACACCCAGAACGCCCGCGCCTACGCCAAACGCCTGCGCGGTTTGCGCGCCGAAGCGCTGGCCAAGATCACCGAGGCGCCTGGCGCCAACTTCCGTGTGGCCACCATCCATGCCGCCTACGACTACCTGGTGCGCGACTTCGGCCTGGAGGTCACGGCAGTGGTCGAGCCAGCCCACGGCATCGAGCCGAGCCCGGCACAGCTGAAGAAAACCATCGACCAGCTCAAGGCGCTGGACGTCAAGGTGATCTTCTCGGAGATGGACTTCCCGTCGGCTTATGTCGAGACCATCCAGCGTGAGTCCGGGGTGCGCCTGTATCCGCTGACGCACATTTCCTATGGCGAATACACCAAGGACAAGTACGAAGTGGAAATGAAGCGCAACCTCGACACCGTGGTCCGCGCCATCGAGGAGAACCGCGCATGA
- a CDS encoding metal ABC transporter ATP-binding protein, protein MTAAANLMVRGGPGIEFAGIDLTLGRTRILEQVEFSVAAGSVHAIVGPNGGGKSSLIKTLLGQMPHQGQLTLRWPGERQVIGYVPQALEFDRGLPMTVDDFMAAMCQRRPAFLGLSRRVQPAIDTALAQVGMLDKRKRRMGALSGGERQRVLLAQGLIPEPQLLVLDEPMSALDEAGIQVFEQLLQSWRQAGTTVLWIEHDLQAVLRLADRVTGLSRQVLFDAPPAQALTPERLLSLFSVHPRSESRT, encoded by the coding sequence ATGACTGCGGCCGCCAACCTGATGGTGCGCGGCGGGCCGGGCATCGAGTTTGCAGGTATCGACCTGACGCTCGGGCGCACGCGCATCCTTGAGCAGGTCGAGTTCAGCGTCGCCGCTGGCAGCGTGCATGCCATCGTCGGGCCCAACGGCGGTGGTAAAAGCTCGCTGATCAAGACACTGCTCGGACAGATGCCCCACCAGGGCCAACTGACCCTGCGCTGGCCGGGCGAGCGGCAGGTGATCGGGTACGTACCCCAGGCGCTGGAGTTCGACCGCGGTCTGCCGATGACCGTGGACGACTTCATGGCCGCGATGTGCCAGCGCCGCCCGGCCTTTCTCGGCCTTTCGCGCCGCGTGCAACCGGCCATCGACACAGCGCTGGCGCAGGTCGGCATGCTCGACAAACGCAAGCGGCGCATGGGCGCCTTGTCGGGTGGCGAACGCCAGCGCGTGCTGCTGGCCCAGGGCCTGATCCCCGAGCCCCAGTTGCTGGTGCTCGACGAACCCATGTCAGCGCTCGATGAAGCCGGCATCCAGGTGTTCGAGCAGTTGCTGCAGAGCTGGCGCCAGGCCGGCACCACCGTGCTGTGGATCGAACACGACCTGCAAGCGGTGCTGCGCCTGGCCGACCGGGTCACCGGGCTGAGCCGCCAGGTGCTGTTCGACGCGCCACCTGCTCAAGCCCTCACCCCGGAACGCCTGCTGAGCCTGTTCTCCGTCCACCCGCGCAGCGAGAGCCGCACCTGA
- a CDS encoding RimK family protein — MSAVQANVAEVLAKTEGSTITLSEEPPSKRRAGNRLLILVERKEDWASYLPSESLMLAQDYLEHSDDVAGRTQVINLCRNYKYLGQGYYCSLLAEARGHKVFPSVRTISELSRKALYGVGLDDLERTLERALANHPYGSTEAFTLTLYFGRTAIEPLQDIGRQLFESFPCPVLLVEFRRRDAWQIDGIKAGALHKLRDEQQHLFADALDAFNRRTWRQPASKRLARFDMAILHDPAEALPPSNPKALEQFIENGKQLGIDVELIEKKDYARLAEFDALFIRETTRVDDHTYRFAKKAESEGLVVIDDPSSILRCTNKVYLADLLKRHNLGAPNTEILYKDRPQELELVGRRLGFPLVLKIPDGCFSKGVIKVADAQALASAAQELFEHSVLLLAQEYCYTEYDWRIGVLNGEALYACQYFMSKGHWQIYNHKAQAGEVNGQCRAVPVEQAPPEVVKLAVDTARLIGQGLYGVDLKQTGDRVLVIEVNDNPNLDAGIEDAVLGNALYQRVLQAFVQRLECKHLGQAW, encoded by the coding sequence ATGTCAGCGGTGCAAGCCAACGTGGCCGAAGTATTGGCCAAAACCGAAGGTTCTACAATAACCCTTTCCGAGGAACCACCAAGCAAGCGGCGCGCCGGCAACCGCTTGTTGATCCTGGTGGAGCGCAAGGAAGATTGGGCCAGCTACCTGCCCAGCGAAAGCCTGATGCTCGCCCAGGATTACCTTGAACACAGCGACGACGTCGCCGGGCGTACGCAGGTGATCAACCTGTGCCGCAACTATAAATACCTGGGCCAAGGCTACTACTGCTCGCTGCTCGCCGAGGCACGGGGCCACAAGGTGTTCCCGTCGGTGCGAACCATCAGCGAGCTCTCCCGCAAGGCGCTGTATGGCGTGGGGCTGGATGACCTGGAACGTACCCTGGAGCGAGCCCTGGCCAATCACCCCTATGGCAGCACCGAAGCCTTCACCCTCACCTTGTACTTCGGCCGCACCGCCATCGAACCGCTCCAGGATATCGGCCGACAGCTGTTCGAGTCGTTCCCCTGCCCGGTCTTGCTGGTGGAGTTTCGCCGACGTGATGCCTGGCAAATCGACGGGATCAAGGCCGGCGCGCTGCACAAACTGCGGGATGAACAGCAGCACTTGTTCGCCGACGCGCTGGACGCTTTCAACCGCCGGACGTGGCGTCAGCCGGCGTCTAAACGCCTGGCCCGCTTCGACATGGCGATTCTGCATGACCCCGCCGAGGCCCTGCCGCCATCCAATCCCAAGGCGCTGGAGCAGTTCATCGAGAACGGTAAACAGCTGGGCATTGATGTGGAACTGATCGAGAAGAAGGACTACGCGCGCCTGGCCGAGTTTGACGCGCTGTTCATTCGAGAGACCACGCGGGTGGACGACCATACGTATCGGTTTGCCAAAAAGGCCGAAAGCGAAGGCCTGGTGGTGATCGACGACCCCTCCTCCATCCTGCGCTGCACCAACAAGGTCTATCTCGCCGACCTGCTCAAGCGCCACAACCTCGGCGCACCGAACACAGAGATCCTGTACAAGGATCGCCCGCAGGAACTCGAACTCGTGGGCCGGCGCCTCGGTTTTCCGCTGGTATTGAAGATTCCCGACGGCTGCTTCTCGAAAGGCGTGATCAAGGTCGCCGACGCCCAGGCGCTGGCCTCGGCGGCGCAGGAGCTGTTCGAACACTCGGTACTGCTGCTGGCCCAGGAATATTGCTACACCGAGTACGACTGGCGTATCGGCGTACTCAACGGTGAGGCGCTTTACGCCTGCCAATACTTCATGTCCAAGGGCCACTGGCAAATCTATAACCACAAGGCCCAGGCCGGCGAAGTCAACGGCCAGTGCCGGGCGGTCCCGGTGGAACAGGCACCGCCCGAAGTGGTGAAGCTGGCCGTCGACACTGCCAGGCTCATCGGGCAAGGGCTATACGGGGTGGACCTGAAGCAGACCGGCGACCGCGTACTGGTGATCGAAGTCAACGACAACCCCAACCTCGACGCCGGCATCGAAGACGCCGTGCTGGGTAACGCGCTTTACCAGCGGGTGCTGCAAGCGTTCGTGCAGCGCCTGGAATGCAAACACCTCGGCCAGGCATGGTGA
- a CDS encoding lysine N(6)-hydroxylase/L-ornithine N(5)-oxygenase family protein — MSQSSNPETIKDLIGVGFGPSNLALAIALEELAQTQGRALDALFIDKQEQYRWHGETLATQSELQISFLKDLVSLRNPTSPYSFVNYLHQKQRLADFINLGTFYPCRLEYNDYLRWAAEHFATQAVYGEHVLRIEPEVKAGRVEHLRLVSQDAQGREYTRRTRSVVVGTGGTPKIPEKFGAFKDDPRVFHHSQYLSSLNKLPCAEGKPMRIAVIGSGQSAAEAFIDLNDSYPSVKVDMILRGSALKPADDSPFVNEIFSPDYTDLVYNEPAEQRAKLLGEYHNTNYSVVDLDLIERIYGILYRQKVSHKVRHNVLCRRQVEAVVATRHGIELTLRDLATDQHQTHRYDAVILATGYERRSHRDLLAPLAGYLEDFNVDRNYRVLSSPDLEASVYLQGFCEGSHGLSDTLLSVLPSRAAEIGQALYQDLAHRHDRAQPSVALTSA, encoded by the coding sequence ATGAGCCAGTCTTCAAACCCAGAAACCATCAAGGATCTGATCGGCGTGGGCTTTGGCCCTTCCAACCTGGCCTTGGCCATCGCCCTGGAGGAACTCGCCCAGACCCAGGGCCGCGCCCTCGACGCGCTGTTCATCGACAAGCAGGAGCAATACCGCTGGCATGGTGAAACGCTGGCGACCCAGAGCGAGCTGCAGATATCCTTCCTCAAGGACCTGGTCTCGCTGCGCAACCCCACCAGCCCCTACAGTTTCGTCAACTACTTGCACCAGAAGCAGCGCCTGGCCGACTTCATCAACCTGGGCACCTTCTACCCCTGCCGCCTGGAGTACAACGACTACCTGCGCTGGGCCGCCGAACATTTCGCCACTCAAGCCGTCTATGGCGAGCACGTGCTGCGCATCGAGCCAGAGGTGAAGGCTGGCCGTGTCGAGCATTTGCGCCTGGTTTCGCAAGATGCGCAGGGGCGTGAATACACCCGCCGTACCCGTTCGGTCGTGGTGGGCACCGGCGGCACGCCGAAAATCCCGGAAAAATTCGGCGCTTTCAAGGACGACCCGCGAGTCTTCCACCACTCCCAGTACCTGAGCAGCCTGAACAAGTTGCCCTGCGCCGAAGGCAAACCGATGCGCATCGCGGTAATCGGCTCTGGCCAGAGCGCCGCCGAGGCCTTCATCGACCTCAACGACAGCTACCCGTCGGTCAAGGTCGACATGATCCTGCGCGGTTCGGCGCTCAAGCCTGCGGACGACAGCCCATTCGTCAACGAAATCTTCTCGCCCGACTACACCGACCTTGTGTACAACGAGCCGGCCGAGCAGCGCGCCAAGCTGCTGGGTGAATACCACAACACCAACTACTCCGTGGTCGATCTGGACCTGATCGAGCGCATCTACGGCATCCTCTACCGCCAGAAGGTTTCGCACAAGGTGCGCCACAACGTGCTGTGCCGCCGCCAGGTGGAAGCGGTTGTCGCCACCCGCCACGGCATCGAACTCACCCTGCGCGACCTGGCCACCGACCAGCATCAGACCCACCGTTACGATGCGGTCATTCTGGCAACCGGCTACGAGCGCCGCTCGCATCGCGACCTGCTGGCGCCGCTGGCCGGTTACCTCGAGGACTTCAACGTCGATCGCAACTACCGGGTACTGTCCAGCCCGGACCTTGAAGCTTCGGTGTACCTGCAAGGTTTCTGCGAGGGCAGCCATGGCCTGAGCGACACCCTGCTGTCGGTACTGCCGTCGCGCGCCGCCGAAATCGGCCAGGCGCTGTACCAGGACCTCGCGCACCGACATGACAGAGCGCAACCGTCGGTCGCCCTCACCAGCGCCTGA
- a CDS encoding thiamine pyrophosphate-binding protein, whose protein sequence is MSQAQALPTRPFKQWWLKWRFHLNILLILIPLGFMPKYFADAKLFRGDAGLGVNQVSDIQVGPYTLDLAELRSEAPRADGPAGYFKSFNAALCKACIDDVKAVYLRVGKPRSLRAAGSIFFGAPYRMVTNLPIPERTKPDAQIWITVEGWDGSMHQASVPLSKASPATVAWLEKQGGKK, encoded by the coding sequence ATGAGCCAGGCCCAGGCCCTGCCCACCCGGCCATTCAAGCAATGGTGGCTGAAGTGGCGCTTTCACTTGAACATTCTGCTGATCCTCATCCCGCTGGGCTTCATGCCCAAGTATTTCGCCGACGCCAAGCTGTTTCGCGGTGATGCCGGGCTGGGCGTGAACCAGGTCAGCGACATCCAGGTCGGCCCCTACACGCTGGACCTGGCCGAGCTGCGCAGCGAAGCCCCCCGCGCCGACGGCCCGGCGGGCTACTTCAAGAGCTTCAACGCCGCCCTTTGCAAAGCCTGCATCGACGACGTCAAAGCCGTGTACCTGCGCGTCGGCAAACCTCGCAGCCTGCGCGCCGCCGGCAGCATCTTCTTCGGCGCGCCCTACCGCATGGTGACCAACCTGCCGATCCCAGAGCGTACCAAGCCAGACGCGCAGATCTGGATCACCGTCGAAGGCTGGGACGGCAGCATGCACCAGGCATCGGTACCGCTGAGCAAGGCTTCGCCAGCCACCGTGGCCTGGCTCGAAAAACAAGGAGGCAAGAAATGA
- a CDS encoding magnesium transporter CorA family protein — MIKAYRAVEGALLEAPEEQASVWLCVAPDAGEQSRLREGLGVSAQSLESSLDPDEVARIEIKPDHLFLIWKRPESFDGRVFNVSSFGVVLSERRLVVICASNSLLAGVDRQAGMSTPLDVLMAMLAESVHHYLGHLRVVKQVAREIQLQFDRTMDNQHLVQMYSLSESLVYYVNAIQSNGAVLALLRSHGQKHGFGPEQLEALNDLIIENEQSYQQAKIHAQVFTNLIEARGNLANNGMNHALRNLTMINVVFLPLNLLASIGGMSEFSMMTSGTPWWLAFPALLLAMALLGGAMAVALRRMA; from the coding sequence ATGATCAAAGCCTATCGCGCCGTTGAGGGCGCTCTGCTTGAAGCACCCGAAGAACAGGCGAGCGTCTGGTTGTGTGTGGCGCCAGACGCAGGGGAGCAATCCCGCTTGCGCGAGGGCCTGGGGGTCAGTGCCCAGTCGCTGGAGTCCTCCTTGGACCCGGATGAAGTGGCGCGTATCGAGATCAAGCCTGACCACCTGTTCCTGATCTGGAAGCGCCCGGAAAGCTTCGATGGCCGGGTGTTCAATGTGTCGTCGTTTGGCGTTGTGCTCAGCGAAAGGCGCTTGGTGGTGATCTGCGCCAGCAACTCGCTATTGGCCGGAGTAGACCGGCAAGCCGGCATGAGCACCCCACTGGATGTACTGATGGCGATGCTGGCTGAGAGCGTGCATCACTACCTGGGGCATCTGCGGGTGGTGAAGCAGGTGGCCCGCGAGATCCAGCTGCAATTCGATCGGACCATGGATAACCAGCACCTGGTGCAGATGTACAGCCTCAGCGAAAGCCTGGTGTATTACGTCAACGCCATCCAGAGCAATGGTGCGGTGCTCGCCCTGCTGCGCAGCCACGGCCAGAAGCATGGCTTCGGGCCCGAGCAACTGGAGGCGCTGAATGACCTGATCATCGAAAACGAGCAAAGCTACCAGCAGGCGAAGATCCATGCTCAGGTCTTCACCAATTTGATCGAGGCCCGCGGCAACCTGGCCAACAACGGCATGAACCACGCGCTGCGCAACCTGACCATGATCAATGTGGTGTTCCTGCCCCTGAACCTGCTCGCCAGCATCGGCGGCATGTCGGAGTTCAGCATGATGACCTCCGGTACCCCCTGGTGGTTGGCGTTTCCCGCGCTGCTGCTTGCCATGGCGTTACTTGGCGGGGCCATGGCCGTCGCGCTACGGCGTATGGCATGA
- a CDS encoding metal ABC transporter permease yields the protein MSYEAFRQLVQEWAGAGYLPEALAYGFVINALLAGLMIGPVLGGLGTLVVVKRFAFFSEAVGHAALTGVAIGILLGEPYTGPYGSLFGYCLLFGILLNFLRNRTGLSPDTLIGVFLSVSLALGASLLLMLAGKINVHILENVLFGSVLTVSAQDLVVLGVVAALVLALALPLYNRIMLASFNPQLAAVRGVAVKTLDYLFVVLVTLVTVASVKVIGAILVGALLVIPAAAARLVSQSLKGFFFISVLIATLSTLLGILLPIVFDLPVPSGAAIILVAGICFALAALARALVPRLQGNPA from the coding sequence ATGAGCTATGAAGCATTCCGCCAACTGGTCCAGGAATGGGCCGGCGCTGGCTACCTGCCCGAGGCACTGGCCTACGGTTTCGTGATCAACGCACTGCTCGCCGGCCTGATGATCGGCCCGGTACTGGGCGGCCTGGGCACCTTGGTGGTGGTCAAGCGCTTTGCCTTCTTCTCCGAAGCCGTCGGGCATGCGGCCCTGACCGGGGTGGCCATCGGCATCCTGCTCGGCGAACCCTACACCGGGCCTTACGGCAGCCTGTTCGGCTACTGCCTGCTGTTCGGCATCCTGCTCAACTTCCTGCGTAACCGCACCGGGCTGTCGCCGGACACGCTGATCGGTGTGTTCCTTTCGGTGTCGCTGGCATTGGGGGCAAGCCTGCTGCTGATGCTGGCCGGCAAAATCAACGTGCACATCCTCGAAAACGTGCTGTTCGGCTCGGTGCTGACGGTCAGCGCGCAGGACCTGGTGGTGCTGGGCGTCGTCGCTGCCCTGGTGCTGGCGCTGGCCCTGCCACTGTACAACCGCATCATGCTGGCCAGCTTCAACCCGCAGCTGGCCGCCGTACGCGGGGTGGCCGTGAAGACCCTGGACTACCTGTTCGTGGTGCTGGTGACGCTGGTAACGGTGGCGTCGGTGAAGGTGATCGGGGCGATCCTGGTCGGTGCCCTGCTGGTGATCCCCGCCGCTGCCGCGCGCCTGGTCAGCCAGTCGCTCAAAGGCTTTTTCTTCATCTCGGTACTGATCGCCACCCTGAGCACCCTGCTGGGCATCCTGTTGCCGATCGTCTTCGACCTGCCGGTACCATCGGGTGCCGCGATCATTCTGGTTGCCGGCATCTGCTTCGCTCTCGCGGCCCTGGCCCGCGCCCTCGTCCCACGCCTGCAAGGAAACCCGGCATGA
- the pbpG gene encoding D-alanyl-D-alanine endopeptidase, with protein sequence MKTSLSILSLLLLLTGTATLPSTAAAQPPAQIQRDPSKLHLASGSALLIDLNTNKELYSSHADRVVPIASVTKLMTAMVVLDAKLPMDEMLTMTIANNPDMKGVYSRVRLGSQLNRRETLLITLMSSENRAATSLANHYPGGYPAFIKAMNAKARSLGMAHTRYVEPTGLSTHNVSSARDLAKLLMASRKYPMLSELSTTREKTVAFRKPNYTLGFRNTDHLVNKSNWDIKLTKTGFTNEAGHCLVLLTRMDNRPVAMVILDAFGKYTHFADASRMRQWLETGTAKPAPAVAMQYKSDRQNKSRLASE encoded by the coding sequence GTGAAAACATCCCTGTCCATCCTCAGCCTGCTGCTGTTGCTCACAGGTACCGCGACCCTACCGTCGACCGCTGCTGCACAACCCCCAGCCCAGATTCAACGCGACCCCTCAAAGCTGCATCTGGCTTCCGGCAGCGCCCTGCTGATCGACCTCAATACCAACAAAGAACTGTATTCGAGCCACGCCGACCGAGTGGTACCTATTGCCTCGGTGACCAAACTGATGACCGCGATGGTGGTGCTGGACGCCAAGCTGCCCATGGATGAGATGCTCACCATGACCATCGCCAACAACCCGGACATGAAAGGCGTGTACTCGCGCGTGCGCCTGGGCAGCCAGCTCAACCGCCGCGAAACCCTGCTCATCACCCTGATGTCGTCGGAAAACCGCGCCGCCACGTCCCTGGCCAACCACTACCCAGGGGGCTACCCGGCTTTCATCAAGGCCATGAACGCCAAAGCCCGCAGCCTGGGCATGGCCCACACCCGCTATGTCGAGCCAACCGGCCTGTCGACGCACAACGTCTCCAGCGCCCGCGACCTGGCCAAACTGCTGATGGCGTCACGCAAATACCCGATGCTCAGCGAGCTGTCGACCACCCGCGAAAAAACCGTGGCCTTCCGCAAGCCCAACTACACACTGGGCTTTCGCAACACCGACCACCTGGTCAACAAGAGCAACTGGGACATCAAGCTGACCAAGACTGGCTTCACCAATGAGGCCGGGCATTGCCTGGTGCTGCTCACGCGCATGGACAACCGCCCGGTGGCCATGGTGATCCTCGATGCCTTCGGCAAGTACACCCACTTTGCCGATGCCAGCCGCATGCGCCAGTGGCTTGAGACCGGCACCGCCAAACCCGCACCGGCCGTCGCGATGCAGTACAAGTCGGACCGCCAGAACAAGAGCCGGCTGGCTTCAGAGTAA
- a CDS encoding metal ABC transporter substrate-binding protein, whose product MNLKHLTLALALSGLPSLALATEVLTTLPVTHSLAAALLDGTAVQLKRAAPANLPASRQPSYFSSRGGASLAKAAQQADAVIGVRSIWRDDPLYPMARRSNIRIVEIDAARPVDGALPGIAVTGDDAYDAYPWLNPTNLGRMADVLANDLERLAPADKAKIQGNLAALKRQLLELTASSQTKLAELDNLSVVSLSERLGYLASGLNLDVVEQPLPADGKWDEATLKALGENLKDQDVALVLDHRQPDAAVAEVIKASGATLLVVESDPQNAVSGLKTSIDQVVGALSKG is encoded by the coding sequence ATGAACCTGAAACACCTCACCCTGGCGCTGGCCCTCAGCGGCCTGCCCTCGCTCGCCCTCGCCACCGAGGTGCTGACCACCCTGCCGGTGACCCATAGCCTGGCTGCTGCCTTGCTCGACGGCACTGCCGTGCAGCTCAAGCGCGCCGCGCCGGCCAACCTGCCAGCCAGCCGGCAGCCCTCGTACTTCAGCAGCCGTGGCGGCGCCAGCCTTGCCAAAGCCGCGCAACAGGCCGATGCGGTGATCGGCGTGCGCTCGATCTGGCGCGACGACCCGCTGTATCCAATGGCCCGGCGGAGCAATATCCGCATCGTCGAAATCGATGCTGCGCGCCCGGTGGATGGCGCCCTGCCGGGCATCGCGGTCACTGGCGACGACGCCTACGACGCCTACCCCTGGCTCAACCCGACCAACTTGGGGCGCATGGCCGATGTACTGGCCAACGACCTGGAGCGCCTGGCGCCCGCCGACAAAGCGAAGATCCAGGGCAACCTGGCAGCGCTCAAGCGCCAGTTGCTGGAATTGACCGCCAGCAGCCAGACCAAGCTTGCCGAGCTCGACAACCTCAGCGTGGTCAGCCTGTCCGAGCGTTTGGGGTATCTGGCCAGCGGCTTGAACCTGGATGTGGTGGAACAGCCACTGCCGGCCGACGGCAAGTGGGATGAAGCCACGCTCAAGGCACTGGGCGAGAACCTCAAGGACCAGGACGTGGCACTGGTGCTCGATCATCGGCAGCCGGATGCGGCAGTGGCCGAGGTGATCAAGGCCTCGGGGGCCACCCTGCTGGTGGTCGAAAGTGACCCGCAAAACGCCGTGAGCGGGCTCAAGACCAGCATCGATCAGGTGGTCGGAGCGCTGAGCAAAGGGTGA
- a CDS encoding DUF6162 family protein, with translation MSRTHVVRPAGAGHETLYVLLVSLLIVIVAAGVVLLRGEREDEQAIASHQIDARRDLTPAEQGIYTDLRVAYDEIQLLREETAAQPSVASLAEEGLPPFVVDAGSQSRGSHQWQWLEAGAYLGRSQAPEVAGSFLLIVAHEHSGQPDVWLHRDSATVVPQDLGQATLTAAGWQQVVSHYDAGVTREHRH, from the coding sequence CTGAGCCGCACCCACGTGGTGCGCCCCGCCGGCGCCGGGCACGAAACCCTCTACGTGCTGCTGGTCAGCCTGCTGATCGTCATTGTCGCGGCCGGCGTGGTGCTGCTGCGCGGTGAACGCGAAGACGAGCAGGCCATCGCCAGCCACCAGATCGACGCCCGCCGCGACCTGACGCCCGCCGAGCAAGGCATCTACACCGACCTTCGCGTGGCCTACGACGAGATCCAGTTGCTGCGCGAAGAAACCGCCGCCCAACCGAGTGTGGCGTCGTTGGCCGAGGAAGGCTTGCCACCCTTCGTGGTAGATGCCGGCAGCCAGAGCCGTGGCAGCCACCAATGGCAGTGGCTGGAGGCTGGTGCCTACCTCGGTCGCAGCCAGGCCCCAGAGGTCGCCGGCAGTTTTTTGCTGATCGTGGCGCACGAGCACAGCGGCCAACCTGACGTCTGGCTGCACCGCGACAGCGCCACCGTGGTGCCGCAAGACCTTGGCCAGGCAACCCTGACCGCCGCGGGCTGGCAGCAAGTGGTCAGCCATTACGACGCCGGGGTCACCCGCGAACACCGTCACTGA
- a CDS encoding PepSY-associated TM helix domain-containing protein codes for MAKSSKKSKSKLWFLVHSWLALPIWFFVLIVCFTGMLAVVSQEIVWLANPDVRASKPDDSAERLSFQQVLDALHKAEPDMVVRTLRQPDGSHFALNAGVTLPDGSSPTLYVNPYTGAIQGKVPDFNFEAFTRALHGWWLVPFTNGFSWGWYLVSLLGLPMLASLVTGLVVYKKFWRGFFKPVRTGHGSRIFWGDLHRLAGVWSIWFIAVIAITGTWFLIQAILFDNHITISSQPITPVIAREDVPQTADGSPAPRIDLDEAARIAGLAIPGLEINAISLPATAYSHITLNGPGWYPLMFQTANVNPYTRKVDSQFLISDRSALEFVTESMRPLHTGDFGGLPVKLIWFFFGLLLTLMVFSGLLIWTKRTAQATAAALKRSERAPRPRATASDTPVEIRP; via the coding sequence ATGGCCAAATCAAGCAAAAAATCCAAGTCCAAGCTGTGGTTCCTGGTCCACAGCTGGCTCGCCCTACCGATCTGGTTCTTCGTGCTGATCGTCTGCTTCACCGGCATGCTTGCCGTGGTCAGCCAGGAAATCGTCTGGCTGGCCAACCCCGATGTGCGCGCCAGCAAGCCTGACGACAGCGCCGAACGCCTGAGCTTCCAGCAGGTGCTGGACGCCCTGCACAAGGCCGAACCGGATATGGTGGTGCGCACACTGAGGCAACCAGACGGTTCGCACTTCGCCCTGAACGCCGGGGTGACCCTGCCCGACGGCAGCAGCCCGACGCTGTACGTCAACCCCTACACCGGGGCCATCCAGGGCAAGGTCCCTGACTTCAACTTCGAAGCGTTCACCCGTGCCCTGCACGGCTGGTGGCTGGTGCCCTTCACCAATGGTTTCAGCTGGGGCTGGTACCTGGTTTCGCTGCTGGGCCTGCCGATGCTCGCTTCGCTGGTGACTGGCCTGGTGGTGTACAAGAAATTCTGGAGAGGCTTCTTCAAGCCCGTGCGCACCGGCCATGGCTCGCGCATCTTCTGGGGCGACCTGCATCGCCTGGCCGGGGTCTGGTCGATCTGGTTCATCGCGGTCATTGCCATCACCGGCACCTGGTTCCTGATCCAGGCGATCCTGTTCGACAACCACATCACAATCTCCAGCCAACCGATCACCCCGGTGATCGCCCGGGAAGATGTACCGCAAACCGCCGATGGCAGCCCTGCCCCGCGGATCGACCTGGACGAAGCGGCACGCATCGCCGGCCTGGCCATCCCTGGCCTGGAAATCAACGCCATCTCGCTGCCCGCCACGGCCTACAGCCATATAACCCTCAATGGCCCGGGCTGGTACCCGCTGATGTTCCAGACTGCCAACGTCAACCCCTACACACGCAAGGTCGACAGCCAGTTCCTGATCAGCGACCGCTCCGCCCTGGAGTTCGTCACCGAATCCATGCGCCCACTGCACACCGGCGACTTCGGCGGCCTGCCGGTCAAGCTGATCTGGTTCTTCTTCGGCCTGCTGCTGACCCTGATGGTATTCAGCGGCCTGCTGATCTGGACCAAGCGTACCGCCCAGGCGACCGCCGCCGCCCTCAAGCGCAGCGAGCGTGCGCCCCGGCCCCGCGCCACCGCCAGCGACACCCCCGTGGAGATCCGCCCATGA